A genomic stretch from Solenopsis invicta isolate M01_SB chromosome 15, UNIL_Sinv_3.0, whole genome shotgun sequence includes:
- the LOC105193099 gene encoding ankyrin-1 isoform X1, with amino-acid sequence MLEHRTIFDMPTECIANPLQRELADSIIRLQPLDEIRILLACGAKPNEPVTQGLRPLHYAVWQRYTEAAQLLLVRGADIDATDECGYSALHLAAEHGYLDLVKLLLKYGAKVDHRQDTGELFPRTMLCDEPLRLALRNRHVEVARILLEAGANPNKRYFFGSEINLVSPLDLECMELLLAFGAHPNTRDRAGLTPLMKAARLPQGIASVLLLLSYGADVNATADARHDYRTVLHYAILGGDPAVINLLLKQGARLDLGPDYQKPTALDLAILKGDPSIVEMLLEAGADVNASSPIIGSPLHVACADNIPNRLEILCMLLERGADPNLVIRSDDGPALRPVLAEYVASNENPSVEIVALLLKYGARVVIKTQFRDPHGILNSLQNTADKPRLLRALLEAAESFDPCMIRRSSSLTDAQKALVMEAARTPLPLTHQARLIVRKLCGTKLPKIVRKLQVPQSLHRYLLYDYY; translated from the exons ATGCTGGAGCACCGGACCATTTTTGAC ATGCCGACCGAGTGCATCGCCAACCCGTTGCAGCGGGAACTGGCCGACTCGATAATACGGCTGCAGCCACTCGACGAGATCCGCATCCTCCTCGCTTGCGGTGCCAAGCCGAACGAACCGGTCACCCAGGGCCTTAGGCCCCTGCACTACGCTGTCTGGCAGCGGTACACTGAGGCCGCTCAGCTGTTGCTGGTGCGCGGCGCCGACATCGACGCCACCGACGAGTGCGGCTACTCGGCCCTGCATCTCGCCGCCGAGCACGGCTACCTGGACCTGGTGAAGTTGCTGCTGAAGTATGGCGCCAAGGTGGATCATCGGCAGGACACGGGGGAACTTTTCCCCAG GACTATGTTGTGCGATGAGCCGCTACGCCTGGCCCTACGGAACCGTCACGTCGAGGTCGCGAGGATCCTGCTCGAGGCCGGCGCTAATCCGAACAAGAGGTACTTCTTTGGCTCCGAGATCAATCTGGTATCGCCCTTGGACCTGGAATGTATGGAGCTGCTGTTAGCCTTCGGCGCCCATCCGAACACACGGGATCGTGCCGGTCTGACGCCTCTCATGAAGGCCGCCAGACTACCGCAG GGTATAGCCTCGGTGCTCCTGCTGCTGAGTTACGGCGCGGACGTAAACGCGACGGCGGACGCCAGGCACGACTACCGGACGGTGCTGCACTACGCGATTCTCGGCGGCGACCCGGCTGTGATTAATCTGCTGCTGAAGCAAGGCGCCCGACTGGATCTCGGGCCGGACTATCAGAAACCGACAGCCCTAGATCTGGCCATACTCAAGGGTGACCCGTCGATCGTCGAGATGCTGCTCGAAGCGG GCGCAGACGTGAACGCCTCGTCGCCAATCATCGGCTCGCCGCTACACGTGGCGTGCGCGGACAACATCCCGAACCGGCTGGAGATCCTGTGCATGCTGCTGGAGCGCGGTGCCGATCCCAACCTGGTGATACGTAGCGATGACGGACCGGCGCTGCGACCGGTGCTCGCCGAGTACGTCGCCTCGAACGAGAACCCGTCGGTGGAGATAGTGGCACTGCTGCTGAAGTACGGCGCCCGGGTGGTGATCAAGACGCAATTCCGCGATCCGCACGGCATCCTTAACTCCCTGCAGAACACGGCCGACAAGCCGCGGCTGCTGCGCGCACTGTTGGAGGCGGCGGAGAGCTTCGATCCTTGCATGATACGACGGTCCAGCAGTCTGACGGACGCGCAAAAGGCCCTGGTGATGGAGGCGGCCAGGACCCCGTTGCCGTTGACTCATCAGGCGAGACTGATAGTTCGCAAGCTCTGCGGCACCAAGCTACCGAAGATCGTCAGGAAGCTGCAGGTGCCGCAGTCGTTGCATCGTTATCTCCTCTACGACTACTACTAG
- the LOC105193097 gene encoding NADH-ubiquinone oxidoreductase 49 kDa subunit: protein MAARLLSSILRKNAGFFGASRLLAPNNAPAIIDAQHRNAHQWNPDREFLEQFNRPVMYATEKLDWIPPQNESMLADSPLAEQTIQNVKLNFGPQHPAAHGVLRLILELDGEIVLSADPHIGLLHRGTEKLIEYKTYMQALPYFDRLDYVSMMCNEQCFSLAIEKLLNIDVPLRAKYIRVLFAEITRILNHIMGVGTHALDIGALTPFFWLFEEREKMMEFYERVSGARMHAAYVRPGGVSLDMPLGLMDDIYDWASKYSERLDEVEDLLTENRIWKQRTIDIGCVSAEDALNWGFSGVMLRGSGIKWDLRKVAPYDAYHLVDFDIPVGTNGDCYDRYLCRVEEMRQSLRIIHQCLNQMPAGEVRCDDAKIVPPRREEMKSSMEALIHHFKLFTQGFQVPPGATYTAIEAPKGEFGVYLVSDGSSKPYRCKIKAPGFAHLAGLQRFGPKHFLADIVAIIGTLDVVFGEIDR, encoded by the exons ATGGCGGCTAGACTGTTGAGTTCAATCCTGCGTAAAAACGCAGGATTCTTCGGCGCCAGCAGGTTGCTGGCACCAAATAATGCACCGGCGATCATTGATGC TCAGCATCGTAATGCCCATCAATGGAACCCAGACAGAGAGTTCCTCGAGCAATTCAACCGACCGGTAATGTACGCCACGGAGAAGCTCGACTGGATTCCGCCACAGAACGAGTCTATGCTGGCGGATAGCCCCTTGGCGGAGCAAACCATACAGAATGTGAAACTTAACTTTGGGCCACAGCATCCAGCTGCGCACGGTGTACTCCGGCTAATCCTGGAATTAGACGGCGAGATCGTGCTCAGCGCAGATCCACATATTGGTCTCCTGCACCGTGGCACGGAGAAACTGATCGAATACAAGACCTACATGCAGGCGCTACCCTACTTTGATCGCTTGGACTACGTCTCTATGATGTGTAATGAACAATGTTTCTCCTTGGCGATTGAGAAGCTGCTGAATATAGACGTGCCACTGCGCGCGAAATATATTCGAG TTCTTTTCGCGGAGATCACGAGGATTCTGAATCACATTATGGGCGTTGGAACGCACGCGTTGGATATTGGGGCTCTAACGCCTTTCTTTTGGCTGTTCGAAGAACGAGAGAAGATGATGGAGTTCTATGAGCGCGTAAGCGGCGCTCGCATGCATGCAGCCTACGTACGACCCGGTGGTGTCTCCTTGGACATGCCGTTGGGTCTGATGGATGATATATACGATTGGGCCTCCAAGTACTCCGAACGATTGGACGAGGTGGAAGATTTGTTAACGGAGAATAGAATTTGGAAACAGCGCACTATCGATATCGGTTGTGTATCCGCGGAGGATGCGCTAAACTGGGGCTTCAGCGGCGTAATGTTACGAGGCTCTGGAATAAAGTGGGATCTGAGAAAAGTTGCACCTTATGACGCTTATCACCTGGTGGATTTTGATATTCCGGTTGGCACGAATGGCGATTGTTACGATAG ATACCTGTGTCGCGTCGAGGAAATGCGACAATCATTGCGCATCATCCACCAATGTCTGAATCAGATGCCCGCGGGAGAAGTGCGATGCGACGACGCCAAGATTGTACCGCCGCGGCGGGAGGAGATGAAGAGCAGCATGGAAGCGCTTATCCATCACTTCAAATTGTTTACCCAGGGTTTCCAAGTACCACCAGGAGCGACGTACACCGCCATCGAGGCACCGAAGGGCGAGTTTGGCGTATACCTTGTCAGCGACGGTAGCAGCAAACCGTATCGGTGCAAGATCAAAGCGCCAGGCTTCGCCCATCTCGCGGGTCTGCAACGCTTCGGGCCCAAGCATTTCCTCGCTGACATAGTCGCTATCATTGGCACGCTGGATGTCGTGTTCGGCGAGATTGATAGATAA
- the LOC105193099 gene encoding ankyrin-1 isoform X2, with protein sequence MPTECIANPLQRELADSIIRLQPLDEIRILLACGAKPNEPVTQGLRPLHYAVWQRYTEAAQLLLVRGADIDATDECGYSALHLAAEHGYLDLVKLLLKYGAKVDHRQDTGELFPRTMLCDEPLRLALRNRHVEVARILLEAGANPNKRYFFGSEINLVSPLDLECMELLLAFGAHPNTRDRAGLTPLMKAARLPQGIASVLLLLSYGADVNATADARHDYRTVLHYAILGGDPAVINLLLKQGARLDLGPDYQKPTALDLAILKGDPSIVEMLLEAGADVNASSPIIGSPLHVACADNIPNRLEILCMLLERGADPNLVIRSDDGPALRPVLAEYVASNENPSVEIVALLLKYGARVVIKTQFRDPHGILNSLQNTADKPRLLRALLEAAESFDPCMIRRSSSLTDAQKALVMEAARTPLPLTHQARLIVRKLCGTKLPKIVRKLQVPQSLHRYLLYDYY encoded by the exons ATGCCGACCGAGTGCATCGCCAACCCGTTGCAGCGGGAACTGGCCGACTCGATAATACGGCTGCAGCCACTCGACGAGATCCGCATCCTCCTCGCTTGCGGTGCCAAGCCGAACGAACCGGTCACCCAGGGCCTTAGGCCCCTGCACTACGCTGTCTGGCAGCGGTACACTGAGGCCGCTCAGCTGTTGCTGGTGCGCGGCGCCGACATCGACGCCACCGACGAGTGCGGCTACTCGGCCCTGCATCTCGCCGCCGAGCACGGCTACCTGGACCTGGTGAAGTTGCTGCTGAAGTATGGCGCCAAGGTGGATCATCGGCAGGACACGGGGGAACTTTTCCCCAG GACTATGTTGTGCGATGAGCCGCTACGCCTGGCCCTACGGAACCGTCACGTCGAGGTCGCGAGGATCCTGCTCGAGGCCGGCGCTAATCCGAACAAGAGGTACTTCTTTGGCTCCGAGATCAATCTGGTATCGCCCTTGGACCTGGAATGTATGGAGCTGCTGTTAGCCTTCGGCGCCCATCCGAACACACGGGATCGTGCCGGTCTGACGCCTCTCATGAAGGCCGCCAGACTACCGCAG GGTATAGCCTCGGTGCTCCTGCTGCTGAGTTACGGCGCGGACGTAAACGCGACGGCGGACGCCAGGCACGACTACCGGACGGTGCTGCACTACGCGATTCTCGGCGGCGACCCGGCTGTGATTAATCTGCTGCTGAAGCAAGGCGCCCGACTGGATCTCGGGCCGGACTATCAGAAACCGACAGCCCTAGATCTGGCCATACTCAAGGGTGACCCGTCGATCGTCGAGATGCTGCTCGAAGCGG GCGCAGACGTGAACGCCTCGTCGCCAATCATCGGCTCGCCGCTACACGTGGCGTGCGCGGACAACATCCCGAACCGGCTGGAGATCCTGTGCATGCTGCTGGAGCGCGGTGCCGATCCCAACCTGGTGATACGTAGCGATGACGGACCGGCGCTGCGACCGGTGCTCGCCGAGTACGTCGCCTCGAACGAGAACCCGTCGGTGGAGATAGTGGCACTGCTGCTGAAGTACGGCGCCCGGGTGGTGATCAAGACGCAATTCCGCGATCCGCACGGCATCCTTAACTCCCTGCAGAACACGGCCGACAAGCCGCGGCTGCTGCGCGCACTGTTGGAGGCGGCGGAGAGCTTCGATCCTTGCATGATACGACGGTCCAGCAGTCTGACGGACGCGCAAAAGGCCCTGGTGATGGAGGCGGCCAGGACCCCGTTGCCGTTGACTCATCAGGCGAGACTGATAGTTCGCAAGCTCTGCGGCACCAAGCTACCGAAGATCGTCAGGAAGCTGCAGGTGCCGCAGTCGTTGCATCGTTATCTCCTCTACGACTACTACTAG